From Bacillus sp. FSL K6-3431, the proteins below share one genomic window:
- the hisC gene encoding histidinol-phosphate transaminase, with protein MFTNTVIRTRKTLDKIQPYSPGKPIWELQLELGLEGVIKMASNENALGPSIKAVEAITRNVTQINRYPDADAVRLKEMIALNLNLRQEQLIITNGADELITLISETFLEAGDEIVVPFPAFSEYEFGAHLMGGKVVHVALGELFEYEVEPILSVITNRTKIVYICSPNNPTGTYLPKKSLEHLLKSLPKNVLVVFDAAYWHYATAEDYTNGIEYITLNYPVIVLQTFSKIYGLAGVRVGFGAAREDIIQSILKVKEPFNVNSLAQAAAVAAVMDDEHVNKSKKLNSQGRNQLYKAFSNMNLRYIESMSNFILVKIGPEAESFYNQLLLRGIIVRYGAIWGLPEYIRISLGTLEENRVLIKAMNSILNEVAW; from the coding sequence ATGTTTACTAACACCGTCATCCGCACACGTAAAACACTTGATAAAATACAACCATATTCTCCCGGAAAGCCGATATGGGAATTACAACTTGAACTGGGCCTGGAAGGCGTTATTAAAATGGCATCAAATGAGAATGCCTTAGGTCCGTCAATCAAAGCGGTTGAAGCAATTACACGCAATGTTACGCAAATAAATCGTTATCCAGATGCTGACGCTGTCCGCTTAAAAGAAATGATAGCATTGAACTTGAATCTTAGGCAAGAGCAATTAATCATAACAAATGGTGCAGATGAACTGATTACGCTTATCTCGGAAACATTTTTAGAAGCAGGTGATGAAATAGTCGTGCCATTTCCTGCTTTCAGCGAATACGAATTTGGAGCGCATTTAATGGGGGGGAAAGTTGTTCACGTTGCACTTGGAGAACTTTTTGAGTATGAGGTTGAACCTATATTGTCGGTAATTACAAATCGGACCAAAATTGTCTATATTTGTTCACCAAACAACCCAACAGGTACTTATCTTCCGAAAAAGTCGCTCGAACACCTTTTAAAGAGCTTGCCTAAAAACGTTCTAGTTGTGTTTGATGCAGCATATTGGCACTATGCTACTGCTGAAGACTATACGAATGGTATAGAATATATTACATTAAATTACCCAGTTATCGTGCTGCAAACTTTTTCGAAAATATATGGACTTGCAGGGGTTAGAGTAGGGTTTGGGGCAGCCCGAGAAGATATTATTCAAAGTATATTAAAGGTGAAAGAACCTTTTAACGTCAATTCTCTTGCTCAAGCTGCAGCGGTTGCAGCGGTGATGGATGACGAGCATGTAAATAAATCTAAGAAGTTGAATTCTCAAGGCAGAAATCAACTATATAAAGCTTTTTCAAATATGAATCTACGATATATAGAAAGTATGAGTAATTTTATTCTTGTGAAAATTGGTCCAGAGGCCGAATCTTTTTATAATCAATTGCTCCTAAGAGGAATTATCGTCCGTTACGGAGCTATTTGGGGACTTCCGGAATACATTCGAATTTCACTAGGTACATTAGAGGAGAATAGAGTATTAATAAAAGCAATGAACTCGATACTTAATGAAGTTGCATGGTGA
- the ctaG gene encoding cytochrome c oxidase assembly factor CtaG produces MIIFYLFDFVSLWSPFFALYMLLIILAYYFITVRYRKYFKESTPLAKKQAISFILFIVLLYIIKGSPIDLMSHMMLTMHMLQMAFLLLILPILFIKGIPNWLWRVVLNNRIIKALVRFFTKPVIALLLFNAMFSLYHIPLILDFSKTSNFYHALIHTLLFLLAILMYWPLLNSLEEYNTMSGLQKVGYIFANGMLMLPPCALIIFADTPLYATYSDPETWINALSLCATPSSMAGLGSVGPEILEMFNPLGLLYDQQLGGIIMKAVQETVYGIILAMIFRAWYRKEQEISDHEENTPLLQR; encoded by the coding sequence ATGATTATTTTCTATTTATTTGACTTTGTTTCACTATGGAGCCCATTTTTCGCATTATATATGCTTTTAATAATATTAGCTTATTATTTCATTACTGTAAGATATAGAAAATACTTTAAAGAGAGTACGCCTCTTGCGAAAAAACAGGCAATTTCATTTATTTTATTTATTGTCCTCTTATATATCATAAAGGGATCGCCAATTGATTTGATGAGTCACATGATGTTAACGATGCATATGCTTCAGATGGCATTTTTGCTTTTAATCCTACCCATTTTATTTATTAAGGGGATACCAAATTGGCTTTGGAGAGTGGTATTAAATAATAGAATCATAAAAGCTTTGGTTCGGTTCTTTACAAAACCGGTAATTGCATTACTTCTATTCAATGCAATGTTTTCGCTTTATCATATACCGCTTATTCTTGATTTTTCAAAGACAAGTAACTTTTACCACGCTTTAATTCACACATTATTATTCTTGCTCGCGATTTTAATGTATTGGCCTTTGCTTAATAGTTTGGAAGAGTACAATACCATGTCGGGTCTACAAAAGGTAGGCTATATTTTTGCCAACGGTATGTTAATGCTACCCCCTTGTGCACTTATTATCTTTGCGGACACACCTTTATATGCAACATACTCTGATCCTGAAACCTGGATAAATGCACTTTCTTTATGTGCGACACCATCTTCAATGGCTGGATTGGGTTCAGTTGGACCAGAGATACTAGAGATGTTTAATCCATTAGGACTCCTATATGACCAACAGCTTGGCGGAATTATTATGAAGGCTGTCCAAGAAACTGTATATGGCATCATATTAGCTATGATTTTTAGAGCGTGGTATCGCAAAGAGCAAGAAATAAGCGATCATGAAGAAAACACACCTTTACTGCAAAGGTAA
- a CDS encoding aminotransferase class I/II-fold pyridoxal phosphate-dependent enzyme yields the protein MNDLAAQLKEAIKNENLYIYEMLSPLGKKLYYPKGILSQSSEAIEKANRFNATIGIATEENEPMYFQHIQEHFMGYDPKDIYPYAPPAGKQELRTAWKEKIIKDNPNLRNEVFGLPIVTNALTHGLSIAADLFTDIGDSVLVPDKYWGNYQSIFHIRRGANLITYPLFNDNGEFDVSAFKDTLFKQKTAGKAVVLLNFPNNPTGYSPYSKEVEGIITALYEAAQEELNIVVILDDAYFGLFYEDSVKESLFGYLSGLHPRILPIKIDGATKENYVWGLRVGFITFASESPVILEALEQKTKGLIRGTVSSGSHLSQTVILKSLQSKEFDLEKQQKYKIMERRAKKVIQVLNQEKYNNYWSCYPFNSGYFMCLQLKTVDAEELRVHLLNQYGVGTIAINSTDLRIAFSCVEERNIEELFDLIYKGIKDLLAFV from the coding sequence TTGAACGATCTTGCAGCTCAACTGAAAGAAGCTATAAAAAATGAAAATTTATATATTTACGAAATGTTATCGCCGTTAGGAAAGAAACTATATTATCCAAAAGGCATACTGAGTCAAAGTTCAGAAGCCATCGAGAAGGCAAACCGCTTTAATGCCACTATCGGTATTGCTACAGAAGAAAATGAGCCTATGTACTTTCAACATATTCAAGAGCATTTTATGGGATATGATCCCAAAGATATTTATCCATATGCACCACCTGCAGGCAAACAAGAGTTAAGGACGGCATGGAAAGAAAAAATAATAAAAGACAATCCTAATCTACGAAATGAAGTCTTTGGATTGCCTATTGTCACCAATGCACTTACTCATGGTTTGAGTATCGCTGCGGATCTGTTTACAGATATTGGTGATTCGGTTTTAGTGCCTGATAAATATTGGGGAAACTACCAATCGATATTTCATATTCGAAGAGGTGCTAACTTAATAACTTACCCTCTTTTTAATGATAATGGGGAGTTTGATGTTTCCGCTTTTAAAGATACTCTATTCAAACAAAAAACAGCAGGGAAAGCAGTAGTTTTATTGAATTTCCCGAATAATCCCACTGGCTATTCTCCGTATTCTAAAGAAGTGGAAGGCATTATTACTGCTCTATACGAGGCAGCTCAAGAAGAATTGAATATTGTGGTGATTCTGGATGATGCATACTTCGGCTTGTTCTATGAAGACTCTGTAAAAGAATCTTTATTCGGTTATTTATCAGGTTTACATCCGCGGATCCTGCCCATCAAAATAGATGGTGCGACAAAAGAAAACTATGTTTGGGGACTAAGAGTAGGTTTTATCACATTTGCGTCCGAAAGTCCTGTTATCTTGGAAGCTTTAGAACAGAAAACAAAGGGATTGATACGTGGAACAGTTTCTAGCGGTTCGCATTTGTCTCAAACCGTCATTTTGAAGTCACTCCAATCAAAAGAATTTGATCTGGAAAAACAGCAAAAATACAAGATTATGGAGCGAAGAGCGAAGAAGGTAATACAGGTACTAAACCAAGAAAAGTATAATAACTACTGGTCTTGTTACCCTTTCAATTCCGGTTATTTTATGTGTTTGCAGCTAAAAACTGTCGACGCGGAAGAATTAAGGGTGCATTTACTAAATCAATATGGAGTAGGTACAATCGCTATTAATTCTACCGATTTAAGAATTGCCTTCTCCTGTGTGGAAGAACGAAATATTGAGGAACTATTTGATCTTATTTACAAAGGTATAAAAGATCTATTAGCATTCGTGTGA
- the pdxR gene encoding MocR-like pyridoxine biosynthesis transcription factor PdxR, producing the protein MDWKLDRTSKKPIYKQIADFIEQGISTGMFVLESMLPSERVLAKELGVNRSTVVAAYDELQSLGIVERKIGSGTRISTDIWGVSHKRIPNWGRYMEDGSFLPNLPFVQRIRTEIRKNNIVNLSSGELSSSLWPSEQFRMIFTEHPFMEPLGYDHPKGNASLRETISAHVREYRNIKIPSSSILITSGAQQALHLIVQCLLKPGDSIAIEDPSYFYSLPLFQSAGVKIHYLGVDQHGINPDDVVELYKKHRIRMIFLNPSYQNPTGASLHHARKKKILDISYELGIPIVEDDPYSLTSFNGEKGTTLKSMDENGNVLYISSLSKIVASGLRIGWVIGPSKVIDRLADAKQQVDFGHSIFPQWAANEFLKSSYFDTHISMLRRELKERRDEIIASLDEYLDGEIEFNPPEGGIHIWCRLKTAFNEKQLLEESMKRGVSFIPGSIYGSGKGYVRFTYGREETQLIREGILRFAEALKACKQQ; encoded by the coding sequence ATGGATTGGAAGCTGGATCGAACATCTAAGAAACCTATATATAAGCAAATTGCCGATTTTATCGAACAGGGAATATCAACAGGAATGTTTGTACTGGAGAGTATGTTGCCGTCGGAGCGCGTGCTTGCGAAAGAACTAGGTGTCAACCGTAGCACAGTGGTTGCGGCTTACGATGAACTTCAGTCACTCGGTATTGTTGAGCGCAAAATAGGAAGTGGGACACGCATCAGCACGGACATTTGGGGAGTTTCCCACAAGCGTATTCCAAACTGGGGGCGTTATATGGAAGACGGCTCTTTTTTGCCTAATTTGCCATTCGTACAACGCATTCGTACCGAGATTAGAAAAAATAATATTGTTAATTTATCTAGCGGTGAATTATCGTCCAGTTTATGGCCAAGTGAACAATTCCGTATGATATTTACAGAGCACCCATTTATGGAGCCTCTTGGGTATGATCACCCAAAGGGAAATGCATCACTTCGAGAAACAATCTCTGCACATGTAAGAGAGTACAGAAATATAAAGATTCCATCTTCATCGATTTTAATTACGTCTGGCGCTCAGCAAGCACTTCATCTAATTGTGCAATGTTTATTGAAGCCGGGTGATTCGATTGCGATAGAAGATCCTTCCTATTTTTATTCATTACCACTTTTTCAATCGGCGGGTGTAAAAATACATTATTTAGGGGTTGATCAGCATGGCATCAATCCTGACGATGTGGTTGAACTTTATAAAAAACATAGAATCAGAATGATCTTTTTGAATCCATCTTATCAAAATCCGACAGGCGCAAGTTTGCATCATGCACGCAAAAAAAAGATATTGGATATATCGTATGAACTCGGTATTCCTATTGTAGAAGATGATCCGTACTCACTCACATCTTTTAACGGGGAAAAAGGTACTACACTAAAGTCGATGGACGAAAATGGGAATGTCCTTTATATAAGTTCTTTATCGAAAATTGTAGCTTCAGGACTTCGGATTGGTTGGGTAATAGGTCCATCTAAAGTAATAGATCGTCTGGCAGACGCTAAGCAACAAGTGGATTTCGGCCATAGCATTTTTCCACAATGGGCAGCCAATGAGTTTTTAAAGTCTTCTTATTTTGATACACATATTTCCATGTTAAGGCGGGAACTAAAAGAACGTCGAGATGAAATTATCGCCAGTCTAGATGAATATTTAGATGGAGAAATTGAATTTAATCCACCAGAAGGCGGTATTCATATATGGTGCCGACTTAAAACCGCATTTAATGAAAAACAGCTTCTCGAGGAATCGATGAAAAGGGGTGTTTCGTTCATTCCGGGTAGTATTTACGGGTCTGGAAAGGGTTATGTTCGGTTTACTTATGGAAGAGAAGAAACGCAACTCATTCGCGAGGGGATTTTAAGATTCGCAGAAGCACTAAAAGCATGCAAGCAACAATAG